The following are from one region of the Arthrobacter sp. KBS0703 genome:
- a CDS encoding YbaK/EbsC family protein: MTDTILLPAVADALAAHSVRHEVLECSPELADTAEFCEHYGFTLDQAANTILVASRKLDPPRYAVCVVLGTTRLDVNRSVRGLLDVKRASFADAETTVAQTGMLVGGVTAPGIEGLPVYVDRAVMDAPRVVIGGGNRSSKIVLAPAELLKLPGVEVVDGLATPREPAEQRD, from the coding sequence GTGACTGACACGATCCTCCTGCCCGCGGTGGCCGACGCCCTGGCCGCCCACAGCGTCCGCCACGAGGTGCTCGAATGCTCCCCCGAACTCGCGGACACCGCCGAGTTCTGCGAGCACTACGGCTTCACCCTCGACCAGGCGGCCAACACCATCCTGGTGGCGTCCCGCAAGCTCGACCCGCCCCGGTACGCCGTCTGCGTCGTCCTCGGCACCACGCGCCTCGACGTCAACCGTTCCGTCCGCGGCCTGCTGGACGTGAAGCGGGCCTCCTTTGCCGACGCCGAAACCACCGTGGCCCAGACCGGCATGCTGGTGGGCGGCGTCACCGCCCCCGGCATCGAAGGGCTCCCGGTCTATGTTGACCGGGCCGTCATGGACGCGCCCCGGGTGGTCATAGGCGGCGGGAACCGGTCCAGCAAGATCGTCCTCGCCCCGGCCGAGCTCCTGAAGCTGCCCGGCGTCGAGGTGGTGGACGG